A window of the Streptomyces luomodiensis genome harbors these coding sequences:
- the fxlA gene encoding FxLD family lanthipeptide, with translation MRVVVAAHPNGKLMCSTNDGCGSTCANGASACNSFIEDPA, from the coding sequence GTGCGCGTGGTCGTGGCCGCCCACCCGAACGGCAAGTTGATGTGCAGCACGAATGACGGCTGCGGCAGTACCTGCGCGAACGGCGCCAGCGCCTGCAACAGCTTCATCGAGGACCCGGCCTAA